The sequence CAGCACTCCGAGCAAGGAGCCGAAGGTCATCAAGCGGTACACGAACCGGAAGCTCTACGACACCGTCGAGAGCCGGTACGTGACGCTCGATGAGATCGCCGCGATGATCAAGGACGGCGTCGAGGTGCGGATTGTCGATAACCGCACAAAGGAGGACCTCACCTCCGTGACGCTCGCCCAGATCATCTTCGAGGAGGAGAAGAAGAAGAACCAGATGCCCCTCGCGGTGCTCCGGGAAATCATCCGCCACCCCGGCGAGTCCATCTCGGGCTTCATCCAGAAGGAGGTGTCCCCCCGCGTGGCCTCCATCCGCGAGGAGGCCGAGTCCCGCGTGGCCTCCATCCGCGAGGGCGCCGAGTCCCGCGTGGCCTCCATCCGCGAGGGCGCCGAGTCCCGCCTGGACAAGCTGCTGGGCCGCGACGACAAGCGCGACGAGGCCGCCCCGGGCGAAGCCACCGAGGTGCCCGCCGCCCCGGAGGGCGCCGAGGGCTCCACGTCGGCCATCAGCCCCGCGGAGCTGCTCAAGGCCAGCCAGCGCGCCGTCGAGGACTGGCAGCGGAAGATCGACGAGCGCGTCAAGCAGGTCGTCGAGAACCTCACCGGCAACCTGCCGGCGCTCGGCCGCGACATGCAGTCGCTGCTCCAGCGGCTCGAGGACCTCGAGAAGAAGCTCGACGAAATCGAGAAGCGCCCGAAGTCCTGAGTTGCCTCAGGCCACGCGCGGCGGCCGTCCCTTGCCCTCACCGGGGGTGGCCGCCTCGTGAATCTCCCGCGCGATGGCGGCGAGCATCTCCGCGCCCTTGCTCCGGGGGGAGTACTCCCAGATGGTCTGCCCGTGGCTCTGGGCCTCGTCGATCTTCACGTTGATGCCCAGGGGCGTGGTGGCCAGCGCATCCGGAAAATAGGTTCTCAGCCGCTCCAGGATGGCGTCCGCCAGCGCCGTCTTGCGGTAGAGCGTGGGCACTACCTTGGTGACGCGCAGCTCCGGGCAGGACTCTTCCTTCCCCACCTGGCGCACGGTCTCCACCAGCTCCGCGCACCCATCCAGCGACAGGTACGTGAGCGCCACGGGGATGACCACCTCCGTGGAGGCCACCAGGATGTTGCGCGTGGTGAGCCCCATGGACGGCGGCGCATCGAAGACGATGGCCTCGTAGCCCGCGGCCTCCGCCGGGGCGAGCCGGTCGGCGAGCCGGCGCGAGCGGCGCGCATCCGAGGCCACCGCGACGGGAAAGTCCGCCATCTCCTTGTAGGCGGGCAGCACGCTCAGCCGCTCGACGGCGGAGGGCTGCACCACGTCCTCCAGGCGCACGGCGCTGTCGGTGAGCAGGTGGAAGACGTTGCGCGGCAGCGTGCGCACGTCCACGCCCAGCGACTTGCCCGCGTGCCCCTGGGTGTCCATGTCCACCAGGAGCACCCGCAGCCCCGCCTCCTGGGCCAGCCACGCGGCGGTGTTCACCGCGAGCGTCGTCTTGCCGGTGCCGCCCTTCTCATTGATGAACGCGATACGCCGCATGGCTTGCCGCTCCTGGGGGCTGCGCGGGGGGGGCTGCTGCTGCGAGGCTACTTCTTGCGCTCGCTCACCAGCGTGTCGAGCTTGCTCTCCACCGAGGTGAGCAGCTTCTCCAGGTCATCCACCCGGGTGCGCAGCTGCTCCAGGTCCTCCGTGGACGGCAGGTTCATCGCGGACAGGGCCGTGCGCAGCGCCGTGTCCAGGGTGCCCTTGGCCGCCAGTGAGCGCGACACCAGCGTCTGCACCGTGGCGACGAACTTCTCGTTGGACAGGAGCTGCTGGGCAATCTTGCCGATGCGCTCCTCGCCCGTCTCCACCAGCTTCTTCATCACCGGGTTGTTCTTGAGCATGGACGTAGGGGTTCCTCGCGTCCGGGGCCAGGAGGGCACCAGAGGCCAAAGAGAAATCACGCACTGTGAGGGGGGGCAACGCGGCGTGTCAAGCAAGCTCCACACCGGGTGACGGCCGCGTTGACAGGCCGCATCACCGTCCTTACGGTGGAAAGCTCGTTTATGGCCGGCCTGCTCGACAAACGCCTGTGGATCGTCTCCGGCAAGGGGGGAGTGGGCAAGAGCACCGTCGCCGCCGCGCTCGCCTTGCGCTCTGCCCGTGCCGGGCGCCGCACCCTCGTGTGTGAGGTGAATACCCAGGAGCGCGTGAGCCGCTTCCTGGAGCTGCCCCCCGCGGGCCCGGAAATCCGCCTCCTGGAGGAGAACCTCTGGGCCGTGGACGTGCGGCCCCAGGAGGCCATGCGCGAGTACGCGCTGATGACGCTGCGCTTCGAGACGCTCTACAAGACGGTCTTCGAGAACCGCCTGGTGCGCTACTTCCTGCGCTTCATCCCCTCGCTGCAGGAGCTGGTGCTGCTCGGCAAGATTCTCTACCACCTGCAGGAGAAGCGCCCGGACGGCACCGACCGCTTCGAGACCATCGTCCTGGACGCACCCGCCACCGGCCACGCCATCACCTTCCTCAACGTGCCCCAGGTGCTGCTGCGCACGGTGCCCCCGGGCCCCATGGCCCGCGAGGCCCTGAAGATGCGCGACTTGCTGGTGGACCCGGCCATCACCGCCGCGGTGCTGGTGGCGCTGCCCGAGGAGCTGCCCGTGAACGAGGCGCTGGAGCTGCACGCGGCCCTGCGGGACAAGGTGCACATCCGCACCCACGCGGCCGTGCTCAACTCCGTGTTCCCCGAGCGCTTCACCGACGGAGATTTGCAGGCGCTCGCCGGCTACCCGGAGCTGTACACCCTGGCCAAGACGCAGCATGACCGCGCGGGCCTGGCGGTGCTCGCGGGCACCAAGCTGGAGCGCAACCTCCACGTGCCCGTCTACCCCGTGCCCCGGCTCTTCGTGCCCTCGTTCGGCCGGGCCGCCATCGAGGACATCATGAAGCACCTGGAGCCCCTGGTGATGGGAACCGCATGAGCCCCTCCGCGCTGGGTCCCGCGCTCGCCCAGAAGCGCGTCCTCATCTGCGTCGGCTCCGGGGGCGTGGGCAAGACGACGGTCGCCGCCACCCTGGCCCTGCGCGCCGCGGTGGACGGCCGCTCCAGCCTCGTGTGCACCATCGACCCGGCCAAGCGCCTGGCCAACGCCCTGGGCCTGAGCATGCTGGGCAACACCGAGACGCAGGTGCCCGCCATCGTCCTGGAGGGGCTGGGGGTGAGCCCCCGCGCCCACCTGTACGCGATGATGCTGGACATGAAGCAGACCTGGGATGAGCTCATCGCCCGGTTTGCCCCGCCCGAGCAGCGCGAGCGCATCCTCTCCAACCGCTTCTACCAGTCGCTGTCCACGGCGCTCGCGGGCAGCCAGGAGTACATCTCCCTGGAGAAGCTGTGGGAGCTGCGCCGCCGCAGCGAGTACGAGCTCATCGTCCTGGACACCCCGCCCACCGCGCACGCCCTGGACTTCCTCGACGCGCCCAACCGCATCCTGGACTTCCTGGACAAC is a genomic window of Stigmatella erecta containing:
- a CDS encoding polyhydroxyalkanoate synthesis regulator DNA-binding domain-containing protein — protein: MSEAEQQASTPSKEPKVIKRYTNRKLYDTVESRYVTLDEIAAMIKDGVEVRIVDNRTKEDLTSVTLAQIIFEEEKKKNQMPLAVLREIIRHPGESISGFIQKEVSPRVASIREEAESRVASIREGAESRVASIREGAESRLDKLLGRDDKRDEAAPGEATEVPAAPEGAEGSTSAISPAELLKASQRAVEDWQRKIDERVKQVVENLTGNLPALGRDMQSLLQRLEDLEKKLDEIEKRPKS
- a CDS encoding ParA family protein — encoded protein: MRRIAFINEKGGTGKTTLAVNTAAWLAQEAGLRVLLVDMDTQGHAGKSLGVDVRTLPRNVFHLLTDSAVRLEDVVQPSAVERLSVLPAYKEMADFPVAVASDARRSRRLADRLAPAEAAGYEAIVFDAPPSMGLTTRNILVASTEVVIPVALTYLSLDGCAELVETVRQVGKEESCPELRVTKVVPTLYRKTALADAILERLRTYFPDALATTPLGINVKIDEAQSHGQTIWEYSPRSKGAEMLAAIAREIHEAATPGEGKGRPPRVA
- a CDS encoding ArsA family ATPase, whose translation is MAGLLDKRLWIVSGKGGVGKSTVAAALALRSARAGRRTLVCEVNTQERVSRFLELPPAGPEIRLLEENLWAVDVRPQEAMREYALMTLRFETLYKTVFENRLVRYFLRFIPSLQELVLLGKILYHLQEKRPDGTDRFETIVLDAPATGHAITFLNVPQVLLRTVPPGPMAREALKMRDLLVDPAITAAVLVALPEELPVNEALELHAALRDKVHIRTHAAVLNSVFPERFTDGDLQALAGYPELYTLAKTQHDRAGLAVLAGTKLERNLHVPVYPVPRLFVPSFGRAAIEDIMKHLEPLVMGTA